The nucleotide sequence aaggaaaagtatTGAACTTGGCTGTGTTCTGCCATTTTTGGCCATGGGGTTGAGCTTGAGATTCGGATCACAAATTCAGAAAGGGAATAAAAGAAGATCATCTCCATTACAAAATGAGCCTGGACAATGGCATATATAACTCAAAATAAACTGCATAGCGTTAACGATTTTATTCAGAACATTAGCATTGATCAGATATTAGGGTTCTGCGCTAGGACAACGCTCCAAAGAAAAACTACAAAAAATCTCTTGTTGAGAGCCTCAATAGAATTCAAGTGCAGGCTTCACTAGACTAAGTGATGTCAAGTTAATCCTACTGATACGATGTGGTCTCAAGCTTGGCTGGTTTCCCTCAACTTGAGACCGCATCTTATCAATAGGATTCGAGTGCAGGTTTCAGTATATTCATCTGAGGGAGCAGCAGAGAGACGGATTCAGTTGAGGGGAACCAGCCAAGCTTCTCTAGGAGTATGTCAATCAGGTCACCTGCTAAGTAAGAAACACCTCCCACCCCAATCATGATGGTAATATAGTAGAGTAAAGTTTTTATGTACTTTGGTGGCCTCTGGATATAAGCCTTTCCAAGTGCGAGAACTATGATGCATAGAAAAGAAGTTACTGCAACTGCTGCAATCTTTAGGTCCCTGTTGTTGCTCTGGAGGAACGAGAAGCTATAAACCACAGGAGGTATTAACCCGAAAACAATGAATGATAATATAACAATAGAGGCATGAAGAGGGAAATTCTCTCTTTTCCCTAGTACTTTATGGTATTTTCCCACTTCTTCATCTGTTTCACCAGAGGGCACTTTTGAATAATCATCTTTCAGTTCCCAGAGCTGCAGGTTGAAGGTCATAAAACATTAACAAACAAACATtgtcaaaataataattatgaCGGGGTGAAGagtaaatgaatttgaaagaGCTGCTATGGAAGTTCTGAGTTTTTCGACTGTAAAATTACTCACATTGTGACCAATGATGAAAAGTCCGCCAAGTAAGTTTGCCAATGCCAAAGCTAAAATGTTCACTACAAAAAGAAGATGGTTACAAACCTAAACATGATGATGATCAAGGCGCGCAAGTGAAAAACTAAATCTATTAGTTTCAACTACCGGAATGAAAATGTAATAGACATAAAAACTAGATGCAATGAGCTCGTATATAAAGAATCTCAGGCAGTTTAAAATTAAATCAACTTAAATAGAAGCAACTTACGTGTGGCAGTATCAGCACTGGCTGCGGATGTCACGATGCCTAAGCTTGTAATTGCTTCAGTTAAACCACCGTATACAATGCTTTTGACGATTTCTAACGTTTTGGTATCACCTGTTTCGGGGGGTATGATTGTTGGTTCTGGACTAATAACGACTATCGTGCTCTCAGGAAGCTCAGATGTAGTTGGCCCTGTATCAACACAGTATCGCATCATTCTAgattataatgtattaaagaACTTGTGTTTCAGTCTTCGAATACATGTAAATTTGCATTAGAAGGTTGCTATGGTGCTCGATACTTCCACTTTCTTAAAATGATTCCATGTTTATAGTTTCTCATGTATGACTGTGTCTTACACATACCTGCATCACTGTCTTGAATTTGTGCGGGATCTCGTGAAATGGCTACCACATCTATTTGAGATGATGGGGGCTTCGTGGTCACAAGTTCACCAACTCCTACTGGGAGAACAGGCACCGAAGGTTTTTTATCAAGTACTGTTCCATCTGACTCATGTGATGGAACTGACTCGTCAACTTCAACACCGCTCTCAAAATTATTTCCAGAAGGTTTAGCTCCAACACTAGCTTCAACAGGCTCACCAGTCACTACAGGTTTATCTATTGAGGCAGTATCTCCAACTCCAATTGGCTGAGCAGGCATTGCCGGACTTTTATCATATTGCGTTTCATCCAAGCCGTGTGATGGAACTGGAACTTCGACTCCAA is from Malus sylvestris chromosome 5, drMalSylv7.2, whole genome shotgun sequence and encodes:
- the LOC126623849 gene encoding membrane protein of ER body-like protein yields the protein MEATNQWEETEEAAEAGMALRRKPPQQDSKTANLATTVSQGDFIFSSSESSLASSEAEEAEEVKETPSNDTPISHKNGGAESPYEISGFSGGHVDFSFRKNPGDEILDVKVAFDESAVSITNRQDVGDKKVEEELNGSGTLSSKQSVEQNGRDASGNNGTAEHGGVKLREISEQEASELYLEGVYQKPATHDFYCPNCKSCITKVIIRGREPENTLPPAAPPPPLVDPIRCTSCFSFLIPAGSWFFPKLEHKDEDDPTKQETNIGKGVEVGELVPVPSHDSAGTLQDQSSQTAPVSKGPAPEEPVGATEAATVEPSRDNIQGSVGVEVPVPSHGLDETQYDKSPAMPAQPIGVGDTASIDKPVVTGEPVEASVGAKPSGNNFESGVEVDESVPSHESDGTVLDKKPSVPVLPVGVGELVTTKPPSSQIDVVAISRDPAQIQDSDAGPTTSELPESTIVVISPEPTIIPPETGDTKTLEIVKSIVYGGLTEAITSLGIVTSAASADTATLNILALALANLLGGLFIIGHNLWELKDDYSKVPSGETDEEVGKYHKVLGKRENFPLHASIVILSFIVFGLIPPVVYSFSFLQSNNRDLKIAAVAVTSFLCIIVLALGKAYIQRPPKYIKTLLYYITIMIGVGGVSYLAGDLIDILLEKLGWFPSTESVSLLLPQMNILKPALESY